One Salvia splendens isolate huo1 chromosome 1, SspV2, whole genome shotgun sequence genomic window, TGGTAAGCGCACTCGTGAATTATGGGGAGTACTAGATGAAATGATCACTGATTAAATGTCGTGAATAATGTGGAatgaaaagaaacaatattaaTGATTCTACTTTAATCTTGTGCGCTCATACGTCTCTTATATCAGAACTAGAACTGTGCACGTTTTTGCTCACgtttatatcatttttttaattttaattctttaGTATATTGAATTGGGCACTTTATTGTTTCCCAACCTTCAATAATCGTATTTAAACGAGTTAAGGTATAGAAATTTGAAGACCAAACCCAGTTTCCACTcttgttttaattttagtttcaatGCATTATGCATTCCTCGTGTTTAAGAATTAGCCTGATAAGGGTTACATATATAAACTGAATTTTGCAGCATTCTGAAACATTTCTTATTGCATCAATGCATTAAGGCTACTGTAATCTATAGCAAAAtagcctatcaaaattttcacattTAATTTCTTAACTATTTTATGTACATGTCAAATCTtacaaattttatgaaattttacAAGCAAGATTTGATAGATATAAATGATTattgaataatttaataattataataataataacgtttgtaaattgtaatagaGGGTTCGaccaaatatatataattaataaagcaAACAACAAATTCTTATAATTATGTCATGAAAATATATCGAGTAAAGTAGTGGaatattccatatatatttatatactctaAATAATGCATGAAACAGGACAGTTGTCATAGGAGTTAGGATATCCTTTTTAATTCAATAACGTGAAGAGCATGTAATAAAGCAAGcttttaattagtttattttGCACTGCTgtttatctatctatctatctaatGCGCTGCATAATTAGTAATCAAATTGCTATCCAGTCATCTTATAACTTGGCATGTATTAATATTATTCACTAATAAATAGAATAAAACATCAATAGCAATagaataaaaatatgtataagCATATATATCCGACCATTTCCAACATTCTGAAAATGGCTAAAGTAAAGAAAATTGTACATGCAcaatatatatagtactataaagTAGCAAAACAACACTTATATAAGTTGGCCATGACATGCATTCCACTTCCATTAATACTTATAGAGGAAGGAAACCAAGAAGGGAAACAAGGCATTAGGCCAAACATAATTTCTGTCATAATCAAAGCAACATATCAAAAGTAGACACCATCAACCaaatttctttaaaattttcttttctttcctctctttttctctctcagAGCTCAATGTTGCTTGCAAGCATTGCTTCCATGGCCATATATGAACCTCGCACTCCCTTCGGTGTAGATATGAGTCTCGTTGTCCAACCTACGATCGATAatcaataataaataattaaataaaaacacatatcaTAAATGTGCACGTGATCAAGAATCCAACGACTCACGATTTTCTAACAGCTTTGCTCAAGGTAGAGGAGGAAGTGAATGTCTGGCCATCAAGATATCTATTCTCCCCTTCAATCATCTGCTTGATCCTTTGGTCTAGCTCATCAGCATTCAGTGTGAAAGGGTTATCCGATGCCTATaatcatatatatttatttcaaaattattgtTGAATTATTCATCACATATAAGttgaaataatttgaatattgATTAAAGTGTGGATTTTACCATGACCCATCCCCAAGTATCAGCATAAGATGGAATGTGAGCTGAGTAAGGTACAACATCTGCACATTAGATAATAACAGAGTCATTATTAATAAATCAAACACATATACtatattaattatgtattacTAATTTGTTTGCTAAATTGCTATATATCTCATCACTTACACTTGAAGACCTGTCTCAGGGTGTTGAAGATGCAAGAAAAAACCTCTGTATGGCTGAAAATCCCAGCTGGTCCTGCCTGAATTATTGAAAATAGTTTTATTGTTATTAATTAACCAATCATCAAATTTAAAGCACAATGACAATAATAGTATAAGAATATACCTGTGTGACAAAGATGCCACCTTGGCTAAGCCTTGGTTTAACTACTAATTCATAGAATGATTTGGTATAGAGTTGGTAGCATGGCCCTCCTTCAATTGGATCTGCCAAATCACCTATTATCACATCATACACCTCTTCCCTTCTTTCAAGTTCAGCCCTGATCATAATTATCATACCcccaata contains:
- the LOC121794059 gene encoding thermospermine synthase ACAULIS5-like; this encodes MGDVSISNGLTNSQRKSCWYEEEIEENLRWCFALKSILHTGASQYQDIQLLDTKPFGKALVIDGKLQSAEIDEFIYHESLVHPALLNHPNPKTIFIMGGGEGSTAREILRHKTVEKVIMCDIDEEVVDFCKSHLLVNKEAFYDPRLELVINDARAELERREEVYDVIIGDLADPIEGGPCYQLYTKSFYELVVKPRLSQGGIFVTQAGPAGIFSHTEVFSCIFNTLRQVFKYVVPYSAHIPSYADTWGWVMASDNPFTLNADELDQRIKQMIEGENRYLDGQTFTSSSTLSKAVRKSLDNETHIYTEGSARFIYGHGSNACKQH